Proteins from one Dysgonomonas sp. HDW5A genomic window:
- a CDS encoding lysophospholipid acyltransferase family protein, with the protein MNKIVYNIIYAVLYTHALLPLRVLYILSDLLYIPVYYIVRYRRKVVKENLSNSFPEKSEKELLKLERNFYHHFCDYFVETIKLLHITDKEIQERITFKNIELVAELMKDGNSAIMYLGHYGNWEWVPSITLEFKEDTLLGQIYRPLKNEAFDKLFLKIRSRFGSVSIPKNNTLRSIIQYKRSGQKVLIGFMSDQTPSWNNIHYWTKFMNQDTAVFTGVERIAKQTGFSITYLDIIRVERGKYNCEVKLISANPKEEPEFAITEKYIREMEKTILRSPAYWLWTHKRWKYKKKDFVNE; encoded by the coding sequence ATGAATAAAATAGTATACAACATAATATACGCCGTATTATATACACATGCTCTACTACCACTTAGAGTATTGTATATACTATCCGATTTATTGTATATTCCTGTATATTATATTGTCAGATACAGACGAAAGGTTGTAAAAGAAAACCTTTCAAATTCGTTTCCAGAAAAAAGTGAGAAAGAGTTGTTAAAGTTAGAACGAAACTTTTACCATCATTTCTGTGATTATTTTGTTGAGACTATCAAGCTACTCCATATAACAGATAAAGAGATACAAGAAAGAATTACGTTCAAAAACATTGAGTTAGTAGCAGAACTGATGAAGGATGGAAATTCTGCCATTATGTATCTTGGTCATTATGGAAACTGGGAGTGGGTACCATCCATCACTTTAGAGTTTAAAGAAGACACCTTATTAGGACAAATCTATCGCCCGCTTAAAAATGAAGCTTTTGATAAACTCTTTCTTAAGATACGAAGTCGCTTTGGAAGTGTAAGTATTCCTAAAAATAACACTTTGAGATCTATTATTCAGTATAAGAGATCAGGACAAAAAGTACTTATCGGATTTATGTCCGACCAAACTCCATCCTGGAATAATATCCATTACTGGACAAAATTCATGAATCAAGATACAGCTGTATTTACAGGTGTTGAGCGAATAGCCAAGCAAACAGGCTTTTCGATAACCTACCTCGATATCATAAGGGTCGAAAGAGGCAAATATAACTGCGAAGTAAAGTTAATCTCAGCAAATCCAAAAGAGGAGCCTGAATTTGCAATCACAGAAAAATATATTCGTGAGATGGAAAAAACCATCTTACGAAGTCCTGCTTATTGGCTTTGGACTCATAAACGCTGGAAATATAAGAAAAAAGATTTCGTGAACGAATGA
- a CDS encoding plasmid pRiA4b ORF-3 family protein: MVFRFLMLSDEVEDFKREIQIDADATFLDLHKAILSSVNYQEGEMSSFFICSDNWEKEREITLTEMDTSSEEDSYIMEDSVLNDFLEDEKQKLMYVFDYMTERSFFIELREIITGKDLDEAICTKSLGDAPVQFIDFDDFEVKSTGIDTGENFYGDEGYDLDELDAEGFDGLDESLPASDGENF; encoded by the coding sequence ATGGTATTTAGGTTTTTAATGTTGTCAGATGAAGTGGAGGATTTCAAAAGGGAAATTCAGATAGATGCTGACGCAACTTTTCTGGACTTACACAAAGCTATTCTTTCATCAGTAAACTATCAAGAGGGTGAAATGTCTTCATTCTTTATTTGTAGCGATAACTGGGAAAAAGAGCGTGAAATAACTTTGACCGAAATGGATACAAGTTCGGAAGAAGACTCCTATATAATGGAAGACTCAGTCTTGAATGATTTCCTTGAAGATGAGAAGCAAAAGCTTATGTATGTCTTTGACTATATGACCGAAAGATCTTTTTTTATTGAATTGAGAGAGATTATTACAGGAAAAGACTTAGATGAAGCTATTTGTACAAAATCGTTAGGAGATGCTCCTGTTCAATTTATCGATTTCGATGATTTTGAAGTAAAAAGTACAGGTATAGATACAGGTGAAAATTTTTACGGAGATGAAGGCTATGATCTGGATGAATTGGATGCTGAAGGCTTTGACGGTTTAGATGAATCTCTGCCTGCGTCAGATGGTGAGAATTTTTAA
- a CDS encoding DUF3109 family protein gives MIQIDDAIVALDIIEENFICDLSACKGECCVEGESGAPLENEEVEIIEKVLPLIWDDLSPKAQEVINKQGVAYQDRDGDMVTSIVNGKDCVFTYYDEKSVCKCAIEKAYREGKTDFYKPISCHLYPIRLEKFREFTAVNYHRWRICKAAVLLGNKEGLRIYQFLKEPLIRKFGDAWYNELCIAADEYKEMKKNGLTK, from the coding sequence ATGATACAAATAGATGATGCCATAGTAGCATTAGACATTATAGAAGAAAATTTCATCTGCGACCTTTCTGCTTGTAAAGGAGAATGCTGTGTAGAAGGAGAGTCAGGAGCTCCTCTTGAGAACGAAGAAGTCGAGATTATCGAAAAAGTATTACCCCTAATATGGGACGACCTGTCACCAAAGGCTCAAGAAGTTATCAACAAACAAGGTGTTGCTTATCAAGACAGAGACGGCGATATGGTCACCTCAATTGTAAACGGTAAAGATTGTGTATTTACCTATTACGATGAAAAAAGTGTATGCAAATGTGCCATTGAAAAAGCATACAGAGAAGGTAAAACCGATTTCTACAAGCCGATTTCCTGCCACTTATACCCTATAAGGTTAGAGAAATTCAGAGAATTTACAGCAGTCAATTATCATAGATGGCGAATATGTAAAGCAGCTGTATTATTAGGTAATAAAGAAGGGTTACGAATATATCAATTCCTGAAAGAACCATTGATTCGCAAATTTGGAGACGCGTGGTACAACGAGTTATGTATTGCGGCAGACGAGTATAAAGAAATGAAAAAAAACGGGTTGACTAAATAA
- a CDS encoding 2-amino-4-hydroxy-6-hydroxymethyldihydropteridine diphosphokinase yields the protein MNVYLQTVMNTFIISMGSNENRAANMSRCRYLLSKDYPEVVFSEMINTEPYGETYHSDFYNQLALINSEDSELIVAEKLKRIESEIGRRSEEKSQGIIKIDVDLLVVNGKIIKSEDFERPYISSLFDNLNKKG from the coding sequence ATGAATGTATATTTGCAAACTGTTATGAATACATTTATTATAAGCATGGGATCGAACGAAAACAGGGCAGCAAATATGTCCCGTTGCCGTTATCTGCTTAGTAAAGATTATCCTGAAGTGGTATTTTCTGAGATGATTAATACTGAACCATATGGTGAAACTTATCACTCTGATTTTTATAACCAGTTGGCATTAATTAATTCAGAGGACAGTGAACTGATTGTAGCCGAGAAATTGAAGAGAATAGAATCGGAAATAGGTCGTCGGTCAGAAGAAAAATCACAAGGGATAATAAAAATAGATGTTGATTTACTTGTTGTAAATGGTAAGATTATCAAATCGGAAGATTTCGAACGTCCCTATATAAGTAGTCTTTTTGATAATTTAAATAAAAAAGGTTGA
- a CDS encoding 2-phosphosulfolactate phosphatase, whose amino-acid sequence MKIDVCFSPILYPYYVENNNTIVVVVDIFRATTTMCMALNNGAASIMPVATVEEAKAYKDKGYLVGGERNVVKFEFGDFGNTPSEYTRQKVEGKDVVISTTNGTHAIDMAENCSCLIIGSFSNISTVADFCLSQKKDVLVLCAGWQDKFNLEDSLFGGALAEILVEKGGYNASFDAAGVALSMWKEAKPNILSYIKRGEHMKRLEAHNLLDVADFCLQFDTTHVLPIYNKNTKKITLE is encoded by the coding sequence ATGAAAATAGACGTTTGTTTTTCCCCGATTTTATATCCGTATTACGTAGAAAACAATAATACGATTGTGGTGGTGGTCGATATTTTTCGGGCAACTACCACTATGTGTATGGCTTTAAATAATGGAGCTGCAAGTATTATGCCCGTTGCAACAGTCGAAGAAGCAAAAGCTTATAAAGATAAAGGGTATCTGGTAGGAGGAGAAAGGAATGTAGTGAAATTTGAATTTGGTGATTTTGGAAATACTCCATCCGAATATACAAGACAAAAGGTTGAGGGGAAAGATGTTGTTATCTCTACGACTAACGGAACGCATGCTATAGATATGGCTGAGAATTGTTCTTGTCTGATAATAGGTTCGTTCTCTAATATTTCGACTGTGGCTGATTTTTGCCTTTCGCAAAAGAAGGATGTATTGGTGCTTTGTGCCGGCTGGCAAGATAAATTCAATTTAGAGGATAGTCTATTTGGAGGTGCTCTTGCTGAAATTCTGGTAGAAAAAGGGGGCTATAATGCCAGCTTCGATGCTGCAGGTGTAGCATTATCTATGTGGAAAGAAGCTAAACCAAATATCTTGTCTTACATAAAGAGAGGTGAGCATATGAAGCGTCTTGAAGCACATAACCTTTTGGATGTTGCTGACTTTTGTCTGCAATTTGATACGACTCATGTTTTGCCCATTTACAATAAAAACACGAAAAAGATAACATTAGAGTAA
- the mtaB gene encoding tRNA (N(6)-L-threonylcarbamoyladenosine(37)-C(2))-methylthiotransferase MtaB — MTDNTIFENKLAAYLTLGCKLNFAETSAIGKQLSEVGVRKAREGEVAHICVINTCSVTEFADKKCRQAVRKLIKENPGAYVIVTGCYAQLKPDDIASIEGVDIVLGAEQKLDVIAYLDELKKKEKGTVFTSKTNHIKTFVPSCSKDDRTRYFLKVQDGCDYFCSFCTIPFARGRSRNGSVADLVKQAEEVAANGGKEIVLTGVNIGDFGKTTGETFFDLVKALDNVEGIARYRISSIEPNLLTDEIIEFVAQSKRFAPHFHIPLQSGSDTVLKLMKRKYDTALFRHKVEKIKSILPHAFIGVDVIVGTRGETDEYFEECRQFIESLGISQLHVFTYSERPNTQALKIEHIVDVKTKHARSKALLDISDRKLRDFYLSQKGLLRKALFEHSIHDNKMYGFTENYVKIEREYDERLVNVVGEVHLGGLNIEGTAVVLQ; from the coding sequence ATGACAGATAATACTATATTCGAAAATAAACTTGCCGCCTATCTCACTTTAGGATGTAAGTTGAATTTTGCTGAAACTTCGGCTATTGGAAAACAATTGTCGGAAGTGGGGGTACGTAAAGCCCGCGAGGGAGAAGTTGCCCATATATGCGTAATAAACACTTGTTCTGTTACTGAATTTGCAGATAAAAAATGCAGACAAGCCGTTCGAAAACTTATCAAAGAAAATCCTGGGGCATATGTTATTGTAACAGGATGCTATGCCCAACTTAAACCCGATGATATAGCCTCGATAGAAGGTGTTGACATTGTGCTGGGAGCTGAACAAAAGTTGGATGTGATAGCATATCTTGACGAACTTAAGAAAAAAGAAAAAGGCACGGTCTTTACCAGCAAAACCAATCATATAAAAACCTTCGTACCCTCTTGCTCAAAAGACGATAGAACCCGTTACTTTCTCAAAGTACAAGACGGTTGCGACTATTTCTGCTCTTTCTGTACAATACCATTTGCCAGAGGAAGAAGCCGTAATGGCAGCGTAGCGGACTTAGTAAAACAAGCCGAGGAAGTTGCTGCAAACGGAGGCAAAGAGATTGTTTTGACAGGTGTAAACATAGGAGATTTTGGGAAAACAACCGGAGAAACATTCTTTGATCTGGTAAAAGCCCTTGATAATGTAGAAGGAATTGCCAGATATCGTATATCATCTATCGAACCTAACCTTCTAACTGATGAGATTATAGAATTTGTGGCACAATCGAAACGATTTGCTCCCCACTTCCATATCCCATTACAATCGGGTTCTGATACCGTATTGAAATTAATGAAACGGAAATACGACACGGCTTTATTCAGGCATAAGGTTGAAAAAATAAAAAGTATCTTACCACATGCTTTCATAGGAGTAGATGTAATTGTAGGCACACGTGGCGAAACCGATGAATATTTCGAAGAATGCCGACAATTTATTGAGAGCCTTGGCATATCGCAACTACATGTATTTACCTATTCGGAACGCCCCAACACACAAGCTCTGAAAATAGAGCATATTGTTGATGTTAAAACCAAACATGCCAGAAGTAAAGCTTTATTAGATATATCGGATCGAAAACTTAGAGATTTCTACCTGTCTCAAAAAGGACTACTCAGAAAAGCACTCTTTGAGCATTCTATACACGATAATAAAATGTACGGCTTCACAGAAAACTATGTAAAAATAGAGCGCGAATACGATGAAAGACTCGTAAATGTGGTAGGTGAAGTGCATCTAGGTGGATTAAATATAGAAGGAACAGCCGTAGTACTTCAATAA
- the miaA gene encoding tRNA (adenosine(37)-N6)-dimethylallyltransferase MiaA, with translation MKKLLVLLGPTGVGKTELSVSLAEYWNCPIISADSRQLYKGLSIGTAAPTEIQLSRVPHYMVGTLGIEEYYSASEFETDSLKIISELHQTNDILIVTGGSMMYIDALCKGIDEVPTIDENLRKELYDRYEKEGLEPIRSQLKILDPIFYDQVDLKNYKRVIHALEVCLMSGKPYSSFRTNRVKQRPFEIIKIGLMRNRDELYQRINLRVDKMIDDGLLAEAERFYPFRISNSLNTVGYKELFKYLDGEWTLDFAIEKIKQNSRIYSRKQMTWFKRDTSINWINLSEISQEIAFQQIQEKVL, from the coding sequence ATGAAGAAACTTCTTGTATTATTAGGACCAACCGGAGTTGGTAAAACCGAATTAAGCGTGAGTCTGGCTGAATATTGGAATTGTCCGATTATATCAGCAGACTCACGTCAGTTATATAAAGGTCTTTCAATAGGAACTGCTGCCCCTACTGAGATACAATTGTCTCGCGTACCTCATTATATGGTAGGCACACTCGGTATCGAAGAATATTATAGTGCCAGCGAATTTGAGACAGATTCACTTAAAATAATCTCCGAACTACACCAAACAAATGATATTTTGATTGTCACCGGAGGTTCAATGATGTATATAGATGCATTGTGCAAAGGAATCGATGAAGTTCCCACGATAGATGAAAATCTTCGTAAAGAGCTTTATGACCGTTACGAGAAGGAAGGGCTAGAGCCTATTCGTTCACAATTAAAAATTTTAGATCCCATCTTTTATGATCAGGTAGATCTGAAAAACTACAAACGGGTTATTCATGCACTCGAAGTTTGTTTAATGTCGGGTAAGCCTTATTCTTCTTTCCGTACTAATAGAGTAAAGCAACGTCCTTTCGAAATTATCAAAATTGGATTGATGAGAAATCGAGACGAACTTTATCAAAGAATCAATCTGCGAGTTGATAAAATGATAGATGATGGCTTATTGGCTGAGGCCGAAAGATTTTATCCTTTTCGAATAAGTAATTCTTTAAATACGGTTGGGTATAAAGAGCTATTCAAATATTTGGATGGTGAATGGACTTTGGATTTTGCCATTGAGAAGATTAAGCAAAATTCTCGAATTTATTCGCGAAAACAAATGACTTGGTTTAAAAGAGATACCTCTATTAACTGGATTAATTTGTCTGAAATCTCACAAGAAATCGCTTTTCAACAAATACAGGAAAAGGTCTTATGA
- a CDS encoding ABC transporter ATP-binding protein, which translates to MSNTVIEFENVSKQYRLGTIGTGTLTHDINRWWHLVRGKEDPYLQVGQVNDRSVKSTSDYVWALKDITFNVQQGEVVGIIGKNGAGKSTLLKILSRVTSPTTGSIRAKGRIASLLEVGTGFHGELTGRENIYMNGAILGMTKREITNKFDEIVDFSGIEKYVDTPVKRYSSGMTVRLGFAIAAHLEPEILVVDEVLAVGDAEFQKKAIGKMKDVSQGEGRTVLFVSHNMGSMRSLCNRGVVLGNGMVEYVSSSIDDAIAYYSKADESTVLPIRERKDRSGSGRLRVTEFKFVGGTSPYNISTGDPICVELEYESEEQDISAMFYISINDAFGVCVLFLDSSVIHDFPTRIKSKGKIRINLPVDFTIREGQYFINIAAFVDGNMADYIQKAASLEVENGGFFFAGKTPAGKGLCYVKQNWNVSYE; encoded by the coding sequence ATGTCAAATACAGTAATTGAATTTGAAAATGTATCGAAACAGTACCGTTTAGGAACGATTGGAACAGGTACTTTAACTCATGATATAAACCGTTGGTGGCACTTGGTGCGTGGCAAAGAAGACCCTTATTTACAGGTTGGACAGGTTAATGACAGAAGTGTAAAATCGACAAGTGACTATGTTTGGGCATTAAAAGATATAACTTTTAATGTTCAACAAGGTGAGGTTGTAGGTATTATAGGAAAGAATGGAGCCGGAAAATCGACTTTACTTAAAATCCTTTCGCGAGTAACATCTCCTACAACCGGAAGTATTAGAGCTAAAGGGCGTATTGCTTCGTTACTTGAAGTTGGAACAGGGTTTCATGGAGAGCTTACCGGACGCGAAAATATTTATATGAACGGGGCTATTCTTGGGATGACCAAAAGAGAGATAACGAATAAATTTGATGAAATAGTAGACTTTTCGGGTATCGAAAAATATGTTGATACACCCGTTAAAAGATATTCTTCGGGAATGACTGTGCGGTTGGGATTTGCTATTGCAGCACATTTGGAGCCTGAAATTTTAGTCGTGGATGAAGTGCTGGCCGTAGGCGATGCAGAGTTCCAGAAAAAGGCAATAGGAAAAATGAAAGATGTTTCTCAGGGAGAAGGACGTACAGTTCTTTTTGTAAGCCACAATATGGGATCTATGAGAAGTCTTTGTAATAGGGGGGTTGTTTTAGGTAATGGAATGGTAGAATATGTTTCATCATCTATAGACGATGCTATTGCCTATTATTCTAAAGCTGATGAATCGACTGTTTTACCTATTCGGGAAAGAAAGGACAGAAGTGGAAGCGGACGTTTGAGAGTTACCGAATTTAAGTTTGTGGGAGGTACATCGCCTTATAATATATCGACCGGTGACCCTATTTGTGTCGAATTGGAATATGAGTCGGAAGAGCAAGACATTTCGGCTATGTTTTATATAAGCATTAATGATGCTTTTGGGGTATGTGTGTTATTTTTAGACTCGTCGGTTATACATGATTTTCCTACCCGGATAAAATCGAAAGGAAAGATTAGAATTAATCTTCCTGTAGACTTTACTATTAGGGAAGGTCAGTATTTTATCAATATTGCAGCTTTTGTTGATGGTAATATGGCCGATTATATACAGAAAGCCGCATCATTGGAAGTTGAAAACGGAGGTTTCTTTTTTGCCGGTAAAACTCCCGCAGGAAAAGGCTTATGTTATGTAAAACAAAATTGGAATGTCAGCTATGAATAA
- a CDS encoding AMP-binding protein → MIKENFIKLYEDSFKYNWDLPALSDYGDSNTLLYKDLAREIARLHILFDKLEIKKGTKIALIGKNTRQWCIAYMATITYGAVIVPILQDFHPDNVHHIVNHSESELLFVNDSVWEGLEEGQMSHLTGIFTLSDFSCIYDNSKKHIKSIIQNLDNEMTCKYPNGFTKDDIVYASVDNSEMVLINYTSGTTGFSKGVMLLANNLAGNVTYAKKLDLLFRGDRVVSFLPLAHAYGCAFDFLYALSEGVHVTLLGKAPSPKILAAAFSEIKPNLIVTVPLVIEKLYKKAILPKLEKSSIKMALKIPLVKDQIYAKIRKGLVDALGGSFTEVIIGGAAFNKEVESFLHKIKFPFTVGYGMTECGPLISYDHHYDFVPTSCGKILSIMEVRVDSPDPYNTLGEIQVRGENVMKGYYKNEEATKAAFTEDGWLKTGDLGTIDKDNRIYLRGRSKTMILGASGQNIFPEEIEAKLNNLPYVTESLVVTRNNKLVALVYPDYETMNVTGLSSTDLDAIMEENKQVLNKSVANYETISTIHIYPTEFEKTPKKSIKRYLYET, encoded by the coding sequence ATGATTAAAGAGAATTTCATTAAATTATATGAGGACAGTTTCAAATATAACTGGGATTTACCAGCATTGTCCGACTATGGAGACTCCAATACATTATTATATAAAGATTTGGCAAGAGAAATTGCTCGTTTGCATATTTTATTTGATAAATTAGAAATAAAAAAAGGAACTAAAATTGCACTTATTGGCAAAAATACTCGTCAATGGTGTATCGCTTATATGGCTACTATAACTTATGGTGCTGTTATAGTTCCTATTCTTCAGGATTTTCACCCTGATAATGTACACCATATTGTAAATCATTCGGAATCGGAACTACTTTTTGTAAATGATTCGGTCTGGGAAGGATTGGAAGAAGGGCAAATGTCACATTTAACAGGTATTTTTACTTTATCCGATTTCTCGTGTATATATGATAATAGTAAGAAGCATATAAAGTCTATTATCCAGAATTTGGATAATGAGATGACCTGCAAATACCCAAATGGTTTCACTAAAGACGATATAGTGTATGCAAGTGTCGATAATTCGGAAATGGTTCTGATCAATTATACATCCGGAACTACCGGGTTTAGTAAAGGTGTTATGTTGTTGGCTAATAATTTAGCAGGAAATGTAACCTATGCTAAAAAGTTGGATTTGTTATTTAGAGGAGATAGGGTTGTTTCCTTTTTACCATTAGCTCATGCGTATGGATGTGCATTCGATTTTCTTTACGCATTGTCGGAGGGGGTTCATGTAACTTTATTGGGTAAGGCTCCTTCTCCTAAGATATTAGCTGCTGCATTTTCTGAAATAAAACCCAATCTGATAGTTACTGTTCCTTTGGTTATAGAAAAACTATACAAGAAAGCTATTTTGCCGAAACTTGAAAAATCAAGTATTAAAATGGCATTAAAGATTCCTCTGGTAAAGGATCAGATTTATGCAAAAATCAGAAAAGGCTTAGTGGATGCTTTAGGTGGTTCTTTTACCGAAGTTATCATTGGAGGTGCTGCATTTAATAAAGAAGTGGAAAGTTTTTTACATAAAATTAAATTCCCTTTTACAGTTGGGTATGGAATGACCGAGTGCGGGCCTTTGATTTCATACGATCACCACTATGATTTTGTGCCGACTTCCTGTGGCAAGATATTGTCGATAATGGAAGTTCGGGTGGATTCCCCTGATCCTTATAATACCTTGGGCGAAATTCAGGTTCGAGGAGAGAATGTGATGAAGGGCTATTATAAAAATGAGGAGGCTACAAAAGCTGCTTTTACTGAGGATGGCTGGCTTAAAACAGGCGATTTAGGTACAATAGATAAAGATAACAGGATTTACCTGAGGGGTCGAAGTAAAACTATGATATTGGGAGCCAGCGGGCAAAATATATTTCCCGAAGAAATAGAGGCAAAGCTGAATAATTTACCTTATGTTACAGAATCTCTGGTTGTAACGCGGAATAATAAATTGGTCGCTTTGGTTTATCCTGATTATGAGACGATGAATGTAACCGGATTGTCGTCAACCGATTTAGATGCTATAATGGAAGAAAATAAGCAGGTTTTAAATAAGTCTGTCGCAAATTATGAGACTATTTCTACCATACATATTTATCCTACAGAGTTTGAAAAAACGCCTAAAAAGAGTATAAAAAGATATTTATACGAAACATAA
- a CDS encoding ABC transporter permease: MARDDEWDIVIKPKEKGIHLNLKEVWRYKDLLYLYVKRDFISAYKQTILGPLWFFIQPIFSTLIYTLVFGGIAQISTDGLPPMLFYMSGVLCWNYFTDCLGRSSGTFMGNANVFSKVYFPRLVVPIAGLVSAVLKMFIQLLLFFSIYIYFLFNGSPIGINSAVLLFPLLIIMMAGIGFGIGIIISSVTIKYRDLNILFSFAIGLMMYITPVIYPLSAIPAKYGAFKWIIQLNPLSSIVEAFRYGMLGTGELSWGGLLYSGTFTVIIVLIGIVTFNKVERRFIDIV; the protein is encoded by the coding sequence ATAGCTAGAGACGATGAATGGGATATCGTCATAAAACCCAAGGAAAAGGGTATTCATCTAAACTTGAAGGAGGTTTGGAGGTACAAAGATTTATTGTATCTGTATGTTAAAAGAGATTTTATTTCTGCTTATAAACAGACCATTTTAGGTCCTCTTTGGTTTTTTATTCAGCCTATTTTTTCGACGCTTATTTATACATTGGTCTTTGGTGGAATTGCCCAGATATCTACAGATGGATTACCACCCATGTTATTTTATATGTCGGGTGTTTTGTGTTGGAATTATTTTACAGATTGTTTGGGGCGTAGTTCCGGCACATTTATGGGGAATGCCAATGTTTTTAGTAAAGTTTATTTCCCTAGACTTGTAGTTCCTATTGCCGGCTTGGTTTCGGCTGTCCTAAAAATGTTTATTCAGTTACTATTATTCTTTTCAATCTATATATATTTTCTGTTTAACGGTTCTCCGATAGGTATAAATAGTGCTGTGTTGTTATTTCCTCTTCTGATAATAATGATGGCAGGTATAGGTTTCGGTATTGGTATTATTATATCATCAGTAACCATTAAGTATCGAGACTTAAATATCTTATTTTCTTTTGCTATTGGTTTGATGATGTATATTACTCCGGTTATCTATCCTTTATCTGCAATTCCTGCAAAATATGGTGCTTTTAAATGGATTATTCAATTGAATCCACTGTCTTCGATTGTGGAGGCTTTTAGATATGGTATGCTGGGAACAGGAGAATTATCGTGGGGAGGTTTACTTTATAGTGGAACATTTACCGTTATAATTGTTTTAATTGGTATTGTTACTTTTAATAAAGTGGAACGCCGATTTATAGATATTGTATAA
- a CDS encoding glycosyltransferase family 2 protein, whose amino-acid sequence MKKASVVILNWNGKRLLEEFLPSIIKYTNSAIANIVVADNASTDSSLAFIRQHYPSLSIIELSENYGYADGYNQALAQINTQYSILLNSDVEVTENWLEPLLDFLETNENVAVVQPKILAQRDKAYFEYAGAAGGFIDKYGYPFCRGRIFDSVEKDINQYDQPIDIFWASGACLVIRTDIFKLTGGLDSAFFAHMEEIDLCWRLNSRGLKVACIPQSVVYHVGGATLTEESPKKTFLNFRNNLLMLYKNLEENEFKHIYKIRFILDYLAALQMIAKGKFKNAKATHQAHMEFNKMKKNFSKARKENLEKQTTQNIASIFPKSILWQFFLKGHKTFSSLVWKINN is encoded by the coding sequence ATGAAAAAAGCATCTGTTGTTATTCTAAACTGGAATGGGAAGCGGCTTCTCGAAGAATTTCTGCCTTCTATCATAAAATATACCAATAGTGCTATTGCTAATATTGTTGTTGCAGACAATGCATCGACCGACTCTTCTCTTGCATTCATCAGACAACACTACCCCAGCCTATCTATTATCGAGTTATCCGAAAATTATGGCTATGCAGATGGATACAATCAAGCCCTAGCTCAAATAAATACCCAATATTCAATACTTCTAAATTCGGATGTAGAAGTTACAGAAAACTGGCTTGAACCTTTACTCGATTTTTTAGAAACAAATGAAAATGTAGCTGTTGTACAACCCAAAATATTAGCTCAAAGAGATAAGGCATATTTTGAATATGCAGGAGCAGCAGGTGGATTTATAGATAAATATGGTTACCCATTCTGTCGGGGAAGAATCTTTGATTCAGTAGAAAAAGATATAAATCAATACGATCAACCCATTGATATATTTTGGGCATCGGGAGCATGTCTAGTTATTCGTACAGATATATTCAAGCTAACAGGAGGCTTAGACAGTGCTTTCTTTGCACACATGGAAGAAATTGATCTATGCTGGAGATTAAATTCACGAGGATTAAAAGTGGCATGTATACCTCAATCAGTAGTATATCACGTAGGCGGAGCTACCTTAACTGAAGAAAGTCCTAAAAAAACCTTCCTGAACTTTAGAAATAATCTTCTGATGCTTTATAAAAACCTAGAAGAGAATGAGTTTAAACATATCTACAAAATACGATTTATTTTAGACTATTTAGCAGCTCTTCAGATGATAGCCAAGGGAAAATTTAAGAATGCCAAAGCGACCCATCAGGCTCATATGGAATTCAATAAAATGAAGAAGAATTTCAGTAAGGCTAGAAAAGAGAATTTAGAAAAACAAACAACACAAAATATAGCTTCAATATTTCCTAAAAGTATATTATGGCAATTCTTCCTTAAAGGACACAAAACATTTAGTTCTTTAGTATGGAAGATAAATAATTAG